Within Pseudomonas cichorii, the genomic segment GCGATACCGTTGATCTTCTGCACGCCATGGGAAATACCGATGGCAAAAATCAGGAACGGTACCAGCATCGAATACGGGTCGATGCCGAAGCCCACCACATGCATCAACCCGAGCTGCCAGATCACGGCAATCAGCGTGGTACTCAATACCGCGATGGTGCTGCGGATGCAGCGCGTGAACCAGATCAGCAAGACCAGTGTAATGACAAAGGCAACGCCGAAGAACATCACCACCATGAACAGGCCGTCGATCAGGTCACCGACCTTCTTGGCGAAACCGACGATGTGAATCTTGATGTTCGGGTTCTGCGCCTGATACTTGTCGCGGATCTTTTCTTCGAGCTGATGGGAGAACTGCTGGTAATCCAGTGCAAGCAACTTGCCCTGATCCGCCGGGTCCGGGTAGGACTCCATCAGCGGCACATCGATGATGCTGGACTTGAAGTCGTTGGCGACCAGCCGCCCTACCTGCCCGGACTTGAGCACGTTATTGCGCAACTGATCGAGGCTCTTGTCCGAGCCGTCATAGCTCTGGGGGATGACTTCGCCACCGGCAAAGCCCTCTTCGGTCACTTCGGTCCAGCGAACGCTGGGGCTCCACAGCGACTTGAGGCCCGAGCGGTCCACGCCGGAGATGTAGAACACCTCGTCGTTGATCTCGCGCAGGGTTTCCATGTAGCCCTTGGAGAAGATGTCGCCATCCAGTGCTTCGACGGAAATGCGCACGGTATTGCCCAGGTTCGCCAGGTCATTGCGGTGCGCCATCATGTTCTGGATGAACGGATGATCCAGCGGGATCATTTTCTCGAAACTGGTGGACGGCCGAACCTGCAGGGCCTGCCAGAACAGAAAGATGCTGGTCAGCAGACACAGCAGGATCACTGTCGGGCGATTGTTGAAGATCAGGCGTTCAAGGAAAGTTGCCTTTTCGCCTTTATGCTGCTGTTCGTGATGAAGGTTGGTCATGCCTGAATGTCCCCGCCCTGAAGGTTCTTATTGTTGGGTCGTCTCGGCACCCGTAGGCGAGGCGACGCGCACGCCTCCCTGCCCTACCAGAATCAGATTGCCTCGGTCATTGGTGGTCACGCCGGCCAGTGAAATACGGTCGGGGCGGTTGAATATCTCGAAAATCTGGCCATCATCGGTGCTGCGCATGACGCTGCCGCCATTGCCCACCAGAATCAGCGAACCATCGGCCAGCAAGGTGGCATTGGCCAGACCGAACTCCAGCGGCCCGCGGGCTGCATTCAGGGAGATGGTTTCCCACGTATCGCCAAAATCGGTGGAGCGAAACAGATTGCCCCGCAGGCCATAGGCCAATAGCGTCGAGGGCTGGGCAGTGCCGGTCACACCGAACAATGAGCCTTGATAAGGGCCTTCGAGCTTTTCCCAGCTCTGGCCGTCATCGCCGGAACGGAACATGCTGCCCGCTTCACCGACAATGAACAGGCCGGCGTCCTTGACCTGAGCGATGCTGTTGAGATGAAACTGATCTTCGTTATCGAGCAGGTCGCTGACATCTTCCCACTGCTTGCCGCCATCGGTGGTGGTCAACAATGCGCCATAGGCCCCTACGGCAAAACCGTTATTCAGGTCCTTGAACCAGACATCCAGCAAAGGCGCCTCGCGCTTGAGGTCCTCGAACTGCTTGCTCCAGGTCTTGCCGCCATCGGTGGTGGCAAGTACCTGGGCATCATGGCCGACAGCCCAGCCGTGCTGTTCATCGACAAAGTACACCGCCGTCAGCAATTGGCGGGTCGGCACTTTAGCCTGCACCCAGCTCTTGCCCTGATCGTCGGAATAGAGAATATGGCCGTGATCGCCAACCACCACCAACCGCGGACCGGCATGGGCCACGTCCAGCAACAAACCACGTGAGGCCTTGGTGGATTCGATGGAATAGGTAGCGTCTGCGGAAGGTTTTGCAGGATCGGAAGCGGCCTGTGAAACAGTTGCTGATGTCAGAAGCGCAATGCAAAGCGCCAGGGACAGGCCCGCGGATGATCGGGTGCGCCGGATGAAGGGCTCACTCATGGACTTCTCCCGTTATTGTTATCAGGTGTTTTCTGTAGGCCGGAACGCTCTAGCCTTACCCTTTTGGAAGCAGTCACATCCTAGTCGGCTTTTCAAATCCGTGACAATCGACAACTCGTTATCTTTTGTTAAGCGCCGGTCGGGCCTCAATCAATCACGACATGAGGCAAAAACCGGCTGGTGTCCTTGGTAA encodes:
- a CDS encoding WD40/YVTN/BNR-like repeat-containing protein; the protein is MSEPFIRRTRSSAGLSLALCIALLTSATVSQAASDPAKPSADATYSIESTKASRGLLLDVAHAGPRLVVVGDHGHILYSDDQGKSWVQAKVPTRQLLTAVYFVDEQHGWAVGHDAQVLATTDGGKTWSKQFEDLKREAPLLDVWFKDLNNGFAVGAYGALLTTTDGGKQWEDVSDLLDNEDQFHLNSIAQVKDAGLFIVGEAGSMFRSGDDGQSWEKLEGPYQGSLFGVTGTAQPSTLLAYGLRGNLFRSTDFGDTWETISLNAARGPLEFGLANATLLADGSLILVGNGGSVMRSTDDGQIFEIFNRPDRISLAGVTTNDRGNLILVGQGGVRVASPTGAETTQQ